In Fusarium oxysporum f. sp. lycopersici 4287 chromosome 4, whole genome shotgun sequence, a genomic segment contains:
- a CDS encoding allantoicase (At least one base has a quality score < 10) — MWAMTNRHKGIAKLLLDNNASSDQKTSSGRTAFDFVPPDSEMSFYLHDNGYNIGSAGTDDFYRPGFSQDRFEEEMAENEMRRRLMMESARDLEVDLGNVGMDDQPEPVDEFEEEQQEFDWNRCLHDQMFVFQEHELERILDIVITNMTPQRSPTQKPVPANMIFLSARYAHYHSSPELLERLLVSAMDYINDVVERCQWDMTILAFWISNATLLLHYLKKDPGLFEATGEFQAQLAELINEIFILIVRDAERRLDKVLDVAMLEHETIPGFEDITFQNEWKLFKRKKEVKEEPLEKRFRPPSPKQRAKPAPRNVTSLLSSTLFVLDLYDIHSVITAQIISQLIYWIGAELFNRIMSNRKYLARTKAMQIRMNISILEDWARTNNRQAEHFEGGEMRSSGESTMDAARRHLAPVIQLLQWLQCFSSLNGDDMEALVITLQQLKRLSPQQLIHSANHYRPEVGEKGLPKSAMKYLINLQKEAALKRERRRSGVPSPQKSGQDSTPVTPVKGRSNGNNLATPGSTASPPEDDWDEDDDMPEHLLLDPALMLPFVLPSVTDMLVTYGAGLGGVNRERERKYIPTVPPEFLEKLEVSGGTRKDPMFGEADWENEEV; from the exons ATGTGGGCCATGACAAATCGACACAAGGGTATTGCTAAACTACTCCTCGATAATAATGCCTCCTCCGACCAAAAGACCTCGTCAGGACGAACAGCATTCGACTTTGTTCCCCCGGATAGCGAGATGTCATTCTATCTCCACGACAATGGCTACAATATTGGAAGCGCCGGAACGGATGACTTTTACCGACCTGGGTTCTCCCAGGATAGGTTCGAGGAAGAGATGGCCGAGAATGAGATGCGAAGAaggctgatgatggagagTGCTCGTGATCTCGAGGTTGACCTGGGAAACGTGGGTATGGATGACCAACCCGAG CctgttgatgagtttgaggaaGAGCAGCAAGAATTCGACTGGAATCGCTGCTTACATGATCAAATGTTTGTTTTTCAAGAACACGAACTTGAACGCATCCTTGATATCGTTATTACCAATATGACGCCGCAAAGATCACCGACACAGAAACCCGTGCCAGCCAACATGATATTCCTCAGCGCACGATATGCGCATTACCACTCAAGCCCCGAACTTCTGGAGCGACTCTTGGTGTCAGCTATGGATTACATCAATGACGTTGTTGAGAGGTGCCAATGGGACATGACTATTCTAGCCTTTTGGATCTCAAACGCCACCCTACTGCTTCACTACCTGAAGAAAGACCCTGGGCTTTTCGAGGCAACGGGTGAGTTCCAGGCGCAGCTGGCTGAATTGATAAATGAGATCTTTATTCTTATTGTGCGAGATGCTGAGCGACGTCTGGACAAGGTCTTGGACGTAGCCATGCTGGAACACGAGACTATTCCCGGATTCGAGGATATCACTTTCCAAAATGAGTGGAAGCTCTTCAAGCGAAAGAAAGAAGTCAAAGAGGAGCCACTAGAAAAGCGATTCAGACCACCATCACCGAAGCAGCGAGCAAAGCCAGCACCCCGAAACGTCACCTCACTTCTCTCCTCTACTCTATTTGTACTCGACCTTTACGATATCCACTCCGTGATTACTGCGCAAATCATTTCCCAGCTTATTTACTGGATTGGAGCAGAGCTCTTCAACCGCATTATGTCAAATCGAAAGTACTTGGCCAGAACAAAGGCCATGCAGATCCGCATGAATATCTCCATCCTAGAAGATTGGGCTCGGACGAATAACAGACAGGCAGAGCACTTTGAAGGAGGTGAAATGCGCTCTTCAGGGGAGTCAACAATGGACGCTGCTCGAAGACATCTGGCACCCGTAATTCAGCTGCTCCAATGGCTACAGTGCTTCTCATCACTTAATGGAGATGATATGGAGGCTCTGGTTATCACACTACAGCAGCTCAAGAGACTGAGTCCCCAGCAACTCATCCACTCAGCCAACCACTACAGGCCAGAAGTGGGCGAAAAGGGATTGCCAAAAAGTGCTATGAAATACTTGATCAATCTACAGAAAGAGGCGGCACTCAAGCGGGAGAGACGGCGGAGTGGTGTACCTTCACCACAAAAGTCAGGCCAGGACAGCACGCCAGTGACACCGGTAAAGGGCCGGTCAAACGGGAACAATCTCGCCACTCCCGGAAGTACTGCCAGTCCTCCAGAGGATGACTgggacgaagatgatgacatGCCAGAGCATCTGCTGCTGGATCCCGCCCTGATGTTGCCTTTCGTGCTGCCGTCGGTAACTGACATGCTTGTAACTTACGGCGCTGGACTTGGTGGAGTTAACCGTGAGCGAGAGCGCAAGTATATCCCCACAGTGCCACCGGAGTTTCTTGAGAAGTTAGAGGTGAGCGGCGGAACTAGGAAGGACCCCATGTTCGGCGAAGCAGATTGGGAGAATGAAGAAGTTTGA
- a CDS encoding hypothetical protein (At least one base has a quality score < 10), whose translation MSAPHRGLPPPAAMTLPPQQPPAAGAPPSTHLPPHPPPPPPPQPSLGPPGHQQRDSWGQLPAPPQQWQGAEESMRHWLQARAEEDKRKQEEERTKQEEARTRQESLRLEQRKVEMDMLRTSLQAGIPPPMVPLVFAGMGGGGVAPQAALEWAQQFMPPGQAPPRAQIMPAQWPVSPEHQREPQTLSHTHAQHPGIPSASTPAAGYVYPPSPSRPRSQTVSGAIGTAHGHISITELNTNVPQPAHAPPMHSHQHPHMQQAQQQQQEPQSSPSIYFHHWQPPTSQASGSSNRPGSPSGETPRKRKATGHHAPSPARSEQRYRSPPPLSQSGSSSAAFRGSRRGHSRQRSDMSPFRVIGPGRSRRESFGGPLRRMSPIRSSTSIPSQERPGSENKQSVSAILSEEPPPGTRYPGPRRPSEERENRYKQPSPGDSKPHRSIEETSKSRENSGEGQSA comes from the exons ATGTCGGCTCCTCATCGTGGCCTGCCTCCGCCGGCGGCCATGACTCTTCCTCCCCAGCAGCCCCCAGCAGCTGGTGCTCCTCCATCTACTCATCTCCCACCCCatccgcctcctccgcctccgccACAGCCATCCTTGGGCCCTCCTGGTCACCAGCAGAGAGATTCATGGGGCCAACTACCTGCTCCACCTCAGCAATGGCAAGGAGCAGAGGAATCCATGAGACATTGGCTGCAGGCGAGGGCGGAAGAGGATAAGAGAaagcaggaggaagagcgGACGAAGCAGGAGGAAGCGCGGACAAGACAGGAGAGTTTGCGTCTAGAGCAGCGCAAAGTTGAAATGGATATGCTGCGGACGTCGCTTCAGGCAGGTATACCTCCTCCCATGGTTCCTTTGGTATTTGCAGGCATGGGTGGCGGAGGAGTCGCGCCACAAGCCGCCCTGGAATGGGCTCAGCAGTTTATGCCTCCTGGACAGGCTCCTCCTCGTGCCCAGATTATGCCCGCACAGTGGCCTGTGTCGCCTGAACACCAGCGAGAACCCCAAACACTGTCGCATACCCACGCACAGCACCCGGGCATTCCATCTGCATCGACTCCAGCAGCCGGATATGTGTATCcgccatcaccatcaaggccTCGAAGCCAGACAGTGAGTGGTGCTATAGGGACGGCCCATGGGCATATCAGCATTACCgagctcaacaccaacgtACCACAGCCCGCACACGCTCCTCCGATGCACTCGCATCAGCATCCGCATATGCAGCAagctcagcaacagcaacaagaaccCCAGTCAAGTCCTTCGATATACTTTCACCACTGGCAGCCACCAACATCGCAAGCTAGCGGAAGCTCGAACCGACCCGGAAGTCCTTCTG GGGAAACTCCCAGAAAGCGCAAAGCAACAGGGCATCATGCCCCTTCCCCCGCCCGCAGTGAGCAGCGATATCGATCACCTCCGCCTCTTAGTCAAAGCGGCTCGTCGAGCGCAGCTTTTCGTGGATCGCGACGTGGTCACTCACGACAAAGAAGTGACATGTCACCCTTCAGGGTCATCGGGCCGGGACGGTCTCGCAGAGAGAGTTTTGGCGGACCTTTACGCCGAATGTCACCGATACGCAGCTCAACGTCTATACCCTCGCAAGAAAGACCCGGCAGCGAGAACAAACAGTCGGTATCAGCTATATTGTCAGAGGAGCCACCGCCTGGCACACGGTATCCAGGGCCCCGTCGCCCGAGCGAAGAGCGAGAAAACCGCTACAAGCAGCCATCACCTGGAGATTCAAAGCCGCATCGGAGTATCGAGGAAACCTCAAAATCGCGAGAAAATTCAGGGGAAGGACAAAGCGCTTGA